One window of the Cryptomeria japonica chromosome 7, Sugi_1.0, whole genome shotgun sequence genome contains the following:
- the LOC131030099 gene encoding uncharacterized protein LOC131030099, with amino-acid sequence MEKYMHRTPPRPRHQQKELSDCRIRKPFVEDGRQRSIPIKKMRLHKDTRHLIYNDSSISTFSQENRSARTSRSPSPGFDPLAVASNAHKISLSSSPPSRAKWVNRRLACFMAREYLSRGTLLGKPWPPQDSNMTPPENATAQPKKNLQGDKAAREREALYYTVTTDFLRSDDSHIPCYLVRHKIFCIRRFRLSRT; translated from the exons ATGGAGAAATACATGCACCGAACTCCGCCTCGGCCGCGACACCAGCAAAAGGAATTGTCAGATTGTAGAATACGAAAACCCTTTGTAGAAGACGGAAGGCAAAGAAGCATACCGATCAAGAAGATGAGGCTCCACAAAGACACACGGCATCTTATCTATAATGACAGTTCAATCTCCACCTTTTCCCAGGAGAACAGATCTGCCAGGACAAGCCGATCACCATCGCCAGGGTTCGATCCGCTTGCTGTCGCCTCCAATGCACACAAAATATCCCTGTCCAGTTCGCCGCCCTCGCGAGCCAAATGGGTTAACAGGCGGCTGGCCTGTTTTATGGCGAGGGAATACCTCTCACGCGGGACACTGCTGGGGAAACCATGGCCGCCGCAGGATTCGAATATGACACCTCCGGAAAACGCTACAGCACAGCCGAAGAAGAATCTTCAAGGAGACAAAGCTGCCAGAGAAAGGGAAGCGCTCTACTATACTGTCACCACAGATTTCCTACGCTCAGATGATAGTCACATTCCCT GTTATCTGGTGAGACACAAAATTTTCTGTATAAGAAGGTTTCGACTCTCACGCACCTGA